The stretch of DNA GCGCGACTGTCAAGAAGTCGACTTGATAACGCGCCGGCGGTGCATCGGCCCGGTAGCTTGAAGTGAGAGAACGCGGGCGGCCGTTCCGATAGGTCCCCGTCCAGCCTCACGACGGGGTGAGCCGAGACACATCGGGTAACTGACCGGTAACCCCTCAGCCCACGAACAGTCGCGCTGACTCGACCGGTTGGCCAGCACTTTTGTCCCCTCTCCCGTAGCGGGGGTATGGCCGACGACATCGACCGCATCAGTCTCACGCTGCCGTCGTCGATGGTGGACCGACTGGACGGGATCGTCGACGACTGGGAGTACGACAGCCGCTCGGAGGCGATCCGCGACTCGCTGCGGGACTTCTTCGCGGCCTACGAGTGGGAGTCCGGCGGCGACAGCCGGCACCACGGGACCATCGTCGTCGTCCACGACCACCACGTCGACGGGCTCGCCGACGACCTCCAGACCATCCAACACGAGATGGCCGACGCCATCACCTCCGTCCAGCACATCCACCTCTCGC from Haloarcula litorea encodes:
- the nikR gene encoding nickel-responsive transcriptional regulator NikR; this translates as MADDIDRISLTLPSSMVDRLDGIVDDWEYDSRSEAIRDSLRDFFAAYEWESGGDSRHHGTIVVVHDHHVDGLADDLQTIQHEMADAITSVQHIHLSHDTCMETLVVEGAAGDITELANRLRALGGVQQVKVVVVDE